In the Terriglobales bacterium genome, CGCCCTATCAAAAGGTCCTCTATACCTGGCTAGGCAGCGACACTGGAATGTTCAAGCTGCCGGTGCGCAATGGCTTCGCCGATTTCAGGGCGGAAGCGGGTTTTCTGCTCGATCCCCTGTCTGCGATCTGGCTGCTGTTCGTGACCGGTGTGGGCATGCTGATCCACATCTACTCGATCGGGTACATGGCCCACGAGGGTGGCTATTACCGATTCTTCGGGTACCTGAACCTGTTCATGTTCTCCATGCTGACGCTCATCCTCGGCAACAATTACGCATTGTTGTTTGTCGGCTGGGAGGGCGTGGGGCTGTGCTCGTACCTGCTGATTGGTTTTTACTTCCAGCGGCATTCCGCGTCGACAGCCGCCAACAAAGCGTTCATCGTGAACCGCGTCGGCGACGCGTCATTCCTGTTGGGCATGTTCACGATGTTCTGGTACTTCGGAACCTACCGCTTTACCGAGGTGAACGCCATTGCCCGCAGTGGAGTTTTCCAGACGGGTGATCCATGGATTGTAGCGATGACGCTGCTGTTGTTCGGTGGCGCCTGCGGCAAATCAGCGCAGCTACCTCTGTATGTCTGGCTACCGGACGCGATGGAAGGTCCAACACCAGTCTCGGCGCTGATCCACGCTGCGACCATGGTGACGGCCGGGGTTTACATGGTTGCACGCTCCAATGCGCTGTTCACGCTGGCGCCGGAATCGATGAAGGTGGTGGCGATTGTAGGCGCTCTAACGGCCATATTCGCGGCTTCCATCGGTTTGGTGCAGAATGACATCAAGCGTGTTCTGGCCTACTCCACTGTCTCCCAACTCGGATACATGTTTCTCGCGCTCGGGGTAGGGGCGTTTGCGGCGGGCGTATTCCACGTGTTTACGCATGCATTTTTCAAAGCCCTATTGTTCTTGGGCGCGGGCTCAGTGATTCATGCGCTCAGCGGGGAGCAAGACCTACGCAACATGGGCGCGCTGCGAGCAAAGATTCCTCGAACCTGGGGCACGATGCTGATTGCTACGCTGGCCATCGCCGGCATTTTTCCCTTTGCTGGCTTTTTCTCCAAGGACGAGATTCTTTGGCAGACATGGTCCCGGGAAGCTGGCGCCTACCGCTGGCTGTGGGGCATTGGCTACATCACCGCGATCATGACGGCTTTTTACATGTTCCGCCTGGTCTATCTGACCTTTTACGGCAAGCCGCGCATGAGCCAGGAGGTGGAGCATCACATCCATGAATCGCCGCCGACGATGACAGTGCCACTGATTATTCTGGCAGTCTGTTCGGTGTTTGCCGGATTCCTGGGCTTCCCACGCAGCCTGGCGGCGGTGGTAGGAATCCACGCTCACACCAATCGCTTTGAAAAATTTCTCGAACCGGTGTTCGCACCCGAAGCCGAGGAGTTCCGCGCCGAGGGCGAGGCTGGGCAACTGGCGGCCGGAGTCAACGAAGAAGAGCACACCACCCCCGCTGAGTATTTATTGATGTTTCTCTCGCTTACGGCGGCGGGCTTAGGTTGGTACCTGGCGTACCGCGCCTACGACAAAGCGGAAAGGGATTACGTCGAGCCCATCAAAGCTGCATCCCCCCCAGTCTATGACACTCTGCTGAACAAGTATTACGTGGACGAAGCATATGACTACGTATTTACCGGACGCCGGCCCATTGGCGGGGAAATACGGCTGGGCGCGATGGGACTGGGAATAGCTTCAGCAAAGTTCGATGCCGACGTGATTGACGGAACAGTGAATGGTGCGGGCTGGATTACACGACTTGCGGCAAACTTTTCCAAGTGGTGGGACACGTGGATCATCGACGGCTTGTTGGTAAACGGAACAGCTATCATCACCCGCGCTCTGGCGATTCCAGTCCGCCTGCTGCAGTGGGGACTGGTGCAGTGGTATGCGCTGGTGATGGTGCTCGGACTGGTGGGCTTTATCTGGTATTACGCGCTGCGCTAAGCTGCGCTGCAAAAGACGCTCGAGCAGGAATGAAATCATAGCTGGCAACTGACATGTATAACCACATTCTCTCGGTCATTCTCTTCACGCCCCTGGTGGGCGCCTTTGTTGTTTTATTCCTCCCTAAAGAAAACAAGGACGCCATTCGCTGGGTGGCGAACCTGTTCGCGCTTGCCGGTCTGCTCGTTTCGCTTCCGCTGGTGCCGTGGTTCTGGGCGCAGCGGTTCGAGCCCGGCTGGAAGTTTGTGGAAGGCGCCAGGAACAACTGGATTCCTTCCATCGGGGCTGGCTATGTGCTCGGCATCGACGGCATCTCATTCCTGCTGATCATGCTGACCACTCTTCTGGGGTGGATTTCGATTCTCTCCTCCTGGACGGCGATCGAAGATCGAGTGAAGGAATACTACGCCTGGTTTCTTGTATTGCAGACGGGAATGCTCGGGGTCTTCATGGCCCTGGATTTCTTCCTGTTCTTTGTCTTCTGGGAAGCCATGCTGGTGCCAATGTACCTGCTGATTGGCATCTGGGGCGGCCCGCGCAAGCTCTACGCGGCAATCAAGTTTTTCCTCTACACGCTGCTAGGTTCGGTGCTGATGTTACTGGCAATCTTGTTCTTGTATTTCCATCACCACACCGTGACCGGCGTGTACACCTTCCACATCCCGGATCTTTACACCACGGCGCCACAAATCGACTTCAGGTACGCCATCTGGCTCTTCCTGGCATTCTTTGTCGGGTTTGCCATTAAGGTTCCGATGTTCCCGTTTCACACCTGGCTGCCCGACGCTCACGTCGAAGCGCCCACTGCCGGTTCGGTAATCCTGGCCGGCGTCCTGCTGAAGATGGGAACATACGGTTTCATCCGCTTCTCGCTGCCATTTTTCCCGCAGGTGGTCATGGATCCCAAGGTGCGCGGCTGGCTGATCTTCTTATCCATTGTGGGCATCGTGTATGGAGCACTGGTGTCACTGATGCAGAAGGATATGAAGAAACTTGTGGCGTACTCGTCGGTGAGCCACCTGGGCTTCTGTACCCTGGGAATCTTTGCACTGAATCAGGCGGGGCTCAGCGGATCTGTGCTGCAGCAGATTAATCACGGAATCTCCACCGGGGCACTGTTCTTGATCGTGGGTATCCTCTACGAACGGCGCCACACGCGGGAGATTTCAGAATACGGCGGCATTTCCAACGTAATGCCGGTGTATGCCACTATCACAATGATCATGTTTCTTTCGTCGATGGGCTTGCCGCTGCTCAACGGCTTCATTGGCGAGTTCACCATCCTGCAGGGGGCGTTTCTTGAGAGCAAGGCGTGGGCTGCCTGGGCGGTTCCGGGAGTCGTGCTAGCGGCAGCCTACCTGCTGTGGCTTTATCAGCGCGTTTTCTTTGGTAAGGTGAATAACCCGAAGAATGAACATTTAAAGGATTTGACTCCTCGCGAAGTTCTTTGCTTTGCGCCGCTGCTGATAGCCGCCTTTTGGATTGGTCTGTATCCCAAGCCGTTTTTCCAGATCCTCGACAAACCGGTGAGCAATCTGGTGATGACGGTTCGGCCGGATCAACGCCGGCCCGTCATGGCCAGTACAAGTGGGGCAGGGATAACCGCCCCCTCAAGGCAGGCTCCGCCTACAGTTATTTCCCAATCCTCGGACATTGCTACGGCTAAAGTTTCACCAACACCGCAGGAAGGGAATCGCCGATGAGTAGTGCGATCCAGCAGTACTTCACCAGCGCGGACTACCTGCTGTCGCTTCCCATGATCATGCTGTCGCTGTTTGCGCTGGGAATCCTGCTGATCGACCTGATGCTGCCGGCGGAATGGAAGCACGCCAACGTCTGGCTAGCGCTCGCCGGTATTCTGTTCTCTGCCGGTGGGGTATGGAAGATTCAACTCGCTTACCGGATTGCCGACTCCCGCGGCCAGCCTGCAGCCGCTTTTCTGGGCTTCGGGGACTCGCTCATTGTGGATCGTTTTGCCGTTTACTTCTTTTATCTATTCCTGGCGGGCGCGGCGATTGCCATTCTGATGGGAGTGCGCTACCTCGAGATCGAGCGCGAGAACCATGGCGAGTTCTATGCGCTGGTTCTGTTTTCCGTAGTGGGCATGATGTGCATGGCCGCGGGTTATGACATCGTGCTTCTGTTTATCGGCTTGGAGTTGATGGCGATCTCGACTTACGTGCTGGTGGGATTTCTGCGGCGGGATCAGCGTTCCAATGAAGCTGCGCTCAAATATCTGCTTCTGGGCGCATTTTCCTCGGGGATCTTCGCCTATGGGCTTTCTCTGTTTTACGGTCTCGCTGGCAGCACGAACGTGCGAACGATTGCGCAGAAGCTGGAAGATCAGGTGCGCAACAACCCGCATGATCCGGTAGTGATTCTTGCTTTGCTAGCCACAGCCACAGGCTTGTTGTTCAAAATTGCTGCCGTGCCGTTTCATCAGTGGGCGCCGGATGCGTATGAAGGTGCACCGACCAGTATTACGGGTTTCATGTCCGTGGCAGTGAAGTCAGCAGCTTGGGCGATGTTACTGCGCATCTTCCTGTTCATGATCTATCCGTTGCGACCGACATACGTGCCTTTACTGGTGTTTGTCGCAATTGCCACAATGACTGGCGGCAACCTGGCGGCGCTCGCGCAAACCAATCTGAAGCGGCTGCTGGCGTACTCTTCGATCGCGCATGTCGGCTATATGCTTCTCGGATTGATTGCCGGCACCGCGACAACCGCGAGCACAACCGGGATCAAAGGCATTCTGGTTTACCTGCTGGTGTACACATTCATGAACCTGGGTGCCTTCGCGGTGATTACTTCACTGCGCCGCCGCGACGTCATTGGCGATGAGATTGATGACATCGCCGGCTTGATCTCGCGTGCACCCACGGAAGCAATGCTGATGCTGCTCTTTCTGCTTTCGCTCTCAGGAATACCGCCCATGGCGGGATTTTGGGGCAAATACTTCATCTTTCTCTCGCTGATCGAATCGGGACACTACCTGCTGGCCTCACTGGCGGTGCTCTATGCGGTTTTAGGGTTGTACTATTACATGCGCATCGCGAGCGCCATCTTCATGCGACCGGCGGCCGACACGGAACCGGTTTCCATGAGCCCGGGTCTGCGGCTGGCATTGCTGATCACCGGCGCTGCCACGGTCTTCATTGGAATCTTCCCGGAGTTGTTCTTGCGCGCAGCGAATTGGTCACTAAATACGCCGCAGGCCAATGCGATCGCCAGCCTTTTCCGGTGAGTCGACGCTGCGCGTCGACTTGGACGGACGAGACGTCCATCCGCACGTGTGGTCCAAATCTGCTAACCTCTTGCCATGCCCAAGCCTGAAGATCAGCCGAAGGAGCGCAGCTTTGTCGTTCAGGTGGCGCGATATTCGGAGATCGGCTTCATCATTCCGGCGGCGGTCATCCTCGGGCTGTTTCTAGGCAAGGCGCTTGACTGGTGGCTGCACACTCACTGGCTGATGATCGCCGGCATCGTCTTTGGAGCGATTGTCGGTTTTGTGCAGATGATCCGCATGGTTACGTCGGCTTCGCGGGATGAGCATGAGAAGTAATGGATGACGGAAGCTTCCCAACCCGATCCGTCCAGCTTGCCGCAAGACGCCGCAGAACGCTTTTACGGGGGCGCGCCGGATCGCATTCTTAGGTTGATCCTGTTGGTTGGAATGGTACTCATTATTCCTTGCTGGCTGCGTTTTGGGAGCGCGTCTGCCTTAGGCTTCCTGCTGGGAATTGCGCTTTCCTGGCTGAATTTCCACTGGCTTACCGCAGTCATTCGCGGCCTTGCAGATCGCGTGATCAGCGCGCCTCGCCGCGACCGTGGTGGCACGATCGTGGCACGCTTCCTGCTGCGTTACTTTTTGATCGGACTAGCGGCCTATGTTATCTTGATCGGTTGGTCTTCAGCCCTGTACGGACTCCTGGCGGGACTGTGCCTGCCAGTCGCGGCGATGATGCTGGAAGCCGGATATGAGGCTTTCGTGGCTTTGCATCGCGGGCTTTAGTCTCGACATAAGCCGTTTCTCCGGACATCTGAATGCACGCAGAACTCCCGTTCACTATTCTGCTCAACCGGCTGCTGGCAGGTCCAGTCACGGCATTGCTGCACGCGCTGGGAATTCAAGTACACGATCCCGCTCGGCCCATCCCGGATTTTGTTGCAGTGCAGATTCTGGTAGTCATCCTGCTGATTCTGTTCTTTATTGTCGTGCGGAGCCGGCTCTCGGTGGATCAGCCATCGGCACTGCAACATGTGCTGGAAGGGATTCATGGGTTTGTAAACGGTCAGGCGAACGAGATCATTGGCCACGGCGCGGAGAAATACACTGGCTACTTGATCGCCTTGGGGATGTACATCCTGAGCTGCAATCTGATCGGACTGATTCCCAGCCTGGAGTCCCCAACGGCATTTCCCTCAGTGCCCCTGGGCTGCGCGCTGGTGACATGGTTTTATTATCACGTGCAGGGGCTTCGGGCCAACGGCCTCGGATACTTCAAGCATTTTGCCGGACCGGTATGGTGGCTGGCGCCGCTGATGTTCCCCATCGAGGTCTTTAGCCACCTGGCACGCATCATGTCGCTCACCATCCGTCTTTTTGCCAACATGTTTGCCGGCGACATGGTGACGCTGGTTTTCTTTTCGCTCGTGCCTCTGGGAGTGCCGCTGATTTTTATGGGCTTGCACCTCGGCGTTTCCTTTATTCAGACCTACATTTTTGTGTTGCTGGCGATGGTGTATCTCGCCGAGGCGACGGCCCACGAGCACTGAAGCTTTGCAGCAATCTTTCATCGCGGGCTCAGGTCGGCATATGGCGACTATCGCAGGCAGGGACTTTAAGGGACCAAGGAATCATCGTGTGTCAGCGTGAGGGCGTCTGTACGAGGATGACGTCAACCACCCACTGGCCACAATTCATGAGGAGAAACCAAAATGCGTAGATTGATGACGTTGTGCTTGACGATAGCGGCAATGCTGGTGGTAACCGCTCCGGCGTATGCGCAGGGCGGGGAAGCAGCGGGCGCCCCCAACTGGGTTGCCATTACCTCTGGATTTGCCATGGCGCTGGCCGTAGCACTGGCTGCGCTCGGGCAATCGCGGGTAGCATCCTCGGCGTGCGAGGGAATGGCGCGGAATCCTTCCGCCCGCCCGGGAATTCAGCTAGCACTGATTCTTGGCCTGGCCTTTATTGAGTCGCTGGTGCTCTTCACGCTGGTGATCATCTTCGTGAAGGTAGTGCGGTAGTTCCGGCATCACCTGGCATTTTGATTTCCTGTTGAGCGCCCCATCTCCGCACCAGTAAGGTGGGGCGCTGAACTTCCTTGTAACTCGGGCCTCGTGGGAACGCACGTCCTCGCCAACGGAGCGCCGGCTCCGCCGCCAGAGTCTCGCACTTACGTCCTAGGCGCCGCATATAATGCTCTGTGCCAGCCGCTCTCCAATACCAGGAGATCACGAAGGAATACCGTTCCTGGTCCGGGCGAAAGCGTCTGCTCGCCCTGGATGATTTCTCACTGACAGTTGAGACTGGGGAGATTCTGGGCTTTCTCGGCCCAAATGGCGCAGGGAAAACCACTGCCATGCATCTTGCCCTAGGCTTCATGCGGCCAACGAAAGGCAACGGGAGGGCGCTGGGGCAGCCCTTTGGTGACGCGCGGACCCGCCGCCGCGTAGGGTTTCTCGCGGAAAATGTTGCTTTCTATCATCGGTCGGCGCGCGATCTGTTGCGCTTTTACGGCGCATTGAACGGGCTCCGCGATCCTGAGCTGGCATCTCGCGTGAAGGAAGTTATCGACCTCTTGCAGCTCAACGATGTTGCCAACCGAAATGCGGGCAGGCTTTCCCGCGGCATGCTGCAGCGCCTAGGACTGGCGCAGGCACTGGTCAATGCCCCGGACCTACTGCTGCTCGACGAACCGACTTCAGCGCTCGATCCAGGGGGCCGGGTGGCTGTGCGTGATCTTTTGCTACAACAGAAGCGGGGGGGCAAGACTGTTTTTCTCAGTTCCCATCTGCTATCGGAAATCGAGCTGATTTGTGATCGTGTAGCGATCCTGCATAAGGGCCGCCTGATCCGATTGGGGAGGACATCGGAACTGTTGGAGTCTTCCGAGGAGTTTGAAGTCGTAGCGAGGGGGATTTCCGCCAGCGCGGTTACGGGTGCGGCAATGAATGACGGTAATGTTGTGTTCACAGTTAGGCGGGATCAGCAGAGGGCGGCGCTGGAAAAAATCTGGAGCGCGGGTGGAGAGGTTCTTCGAGTGAACCCGCGAAAAGGGTCATTGGAGGATGTCTTTCTGGTACTGACGGGAGCACAGCCCGCTGAGTCGGGCAAGGGCTCATCGAATGAGGACACGTCATGAGGGCCGCCGGACTGCTGGCTTGGAGCTTCATTCGCCAGAATCGGTGGCCAACGATCGCGTTGCTGGCATGGGTGGCGCTGAGTGGGGGCTTGGCGAAACAGGAAGCCTCGCAGTCATTAGAAGAGGCGCTGTACCTGTACAAGTTGGCGATGGTGTATGTGATCGGGTTCACGGCGTTTCTGGCAGCGTCGGTAATCCAGAGCGAACGAAGCTCGCGGCGAATTCTGGCGGTGCTATCGAAGAGCGTTTCTCGCAGCGAATATCTCCTGGGAATCGTGCTGACGTTCGCTGGTATTGCGGCGGGCTGTTGCCTAGTAATGCTGTTCACAGGCGCATGGATATTCGGGCGTAGCAGCCTCGTATCGCTGCTGGAGCTGATGGCTGCTGTTCTTGCCGCCTGCCTTCTGGCAGGAACGGCATCACTCCTGTTCTCCACGTTCCTCAATCCGATTCTGGCCGTGGTGGCGGCGAGTGCGCTTTTGGCGGCTTCGAGTGCAGTTCGCAATTCGTTTCCCCTGCGCGAACTGGTTTTGCCAGCGTACCCGCTGATGTCCTCAATCATGGAGTTTTCATTTGATAGTGGATGGCAGGTATCCGGGAGCGCTCTGCTGGGAGCGGTTGTGGAGGCCGCGGTCGTGTGGATGGTCGCGTGCTGGGTCTTCGCGCACAGGGACATCGCGGTGGCGGTGGATTGAGGCGGACGGCGACTGCCAGGCTTTCAGCAAGCGAGCCGCTTGAGAACTGAACTGCAGATCGCCCGGTCGCTTGCGGCGACCTCATAATGACAACGCCGAGAGGTGGGGCTCGTCAGAGAGCGCGGCGGTCGTTGAGCAGACGCTGGGTTCTACTTCACCAATTCGTGGGCGGACTGCAGTGCGTACTGCAACACCCGATTAGGAAATACTCCCAGATATATTGTTGCCACCAGGCAGGCAATCAGCGAGACAACCAACGCGGGGGCCATTGGAGTGCACGGAACCTCGCTTTTGGGTTCACGCATATACATGTAGACCATCACGCGCAGATAGTAGTAGGAGGCAATGGCGCTGTTAATCACGCCGATGATCGTGAGCCCAACCAGATGTGATTGCATGGCTGCCTGAAAGACGTAGAACTTGGCGAGAAACCCTCCAGTGATCGGAATCCCAATCAGCGAGAGCAGAAACACCGTGAGTATGGCAGCCATAGCGGGTGCGCGCCGGCCCAGGCCGGAATAGTCATCAATGGTCACGTAGCGCTCGCCGAGGTTGGCGAAATGGCTGATCACTACAAAAGCGCCCACGTTCATTGCTGCATAGGCGGCGGTGTAGAAAATGGCAGCGGAAATCCCGATTTCTTTGGCTGCCGCGAACGCAACCAGCAGATATCCGGCGTGGGCGATGGAAGAATAGGCTAGCAGGCGCTTCACATTGTTTTGCACCAACGCGCCCAGGTTCCCGATGGTCATCGAGAGAATGGCTGACGCCCAGATGAGCCAGAACCAGCCTGGGGCGGACGAGCCGAACAAAACGCGCAGCAACACGGCGAACGCTGCAGCTTTTGGTCCGGTGGACATCAAGGCCACAACCGGCGCCGGAGCTCCTTCATACACATCCGGCGTCCAGATGTGAAAAGGGGCAGAGGCTACCTTGAAGCCGAGGCCCACGAACATCATCGCCATTCCGGCATAGGCAAGCGTGGAGGGTCCGCTGCGTAGAGTGTTGGCGATCACGTACACGCTGGTGGAACCCGTGGCGCCGAACATCAGCGCCACTCCGTACAGGAAAAATGCGGTTGCGAACGAGCCCAGCAGGAAATATTTCAAAGAGGATTCAACGCTAATGGCCACCCTACGGCGAAAGCCCGCCAAAATATAGGTGGAAATGGAGGAGATTTCCAGAGCGATGAATACCAGTACCAACTCGACTGCGGAGGACATGAGCATCATGCCCACGGTCCCCAGGAGGATAAGGCCGTAGTATTCGCCGCTTCGGAGTTGCTGCACCTGCATGTACTCGAAGGATGCGAGGATCACCACAATGGAGATGATCCCGATGAGCACATGAAAGAAGATGCTGAACGTGTCGACACGAATCATGCCGTCGAAGCCGAATCCGGTGTAGCCGGCTCCAAAAGCACTGGCTGCCGTGGCAAGGATTGCGCCAATGAGGGCCAGAATTCCGACAGGCTTCCGATCCCCGCTTTCGTCCAGCAGCGGATCGACGATCATGACCAGCATGCCAAACACAATAAGCAACAGCTCAGGCAGAATGCGGAGGTAATCGGCGGTGGGAATGGTAATGGTCATTTATGCTCTCCCACCACTTCGCTGGCATATTGCGGCGCGTTGCCGAGAATTGACTGGACCGAGGGATCGATGGCTCGTGTCCATAACAGCGGGAAGATGCCCATCACCAGGGCTGCGAGGGCGAGCGGCCACATGGTCACCTTCTCACGCGTGTCGAGATCGGGAAGCGCTTGATTGGCGGGATTGTGCACGGCTCCGTAGAAGACCCGCTGGTACATCCAGAGCATGTAACAGGACGACCAGATAACGCCTGTGGCAGCGACGATTCCATACAGTGCCCGAGCCTTGAATGCGCCCGTCAGCACCAGGAATTCGCCTACGAATCCATTCATCAGCGGCAAACCAATGGAAGCCAGCGTAATTATGAGGAAGAAAGTCGAGTAAACGGGCATGGGAGTCGCGATGCCTCCATACTCGCTGATCTCGTAGGTATGGCGGCGGTCGTAAAGCATTCCACAAAGGGTAAAGAGTGCTCCGGTGGAAACTCCATGTGCCAGCATCACGAAATTTGCACCCACCAGCCCGATGGTGGTGAAGGTAAAGATACCGAGAACGACAAATCCCAAATGGCTCACCGAGGAATAAGCGACAAGTTTCTTGAGGTTGGGTTGCACCATGGCCACAAGTGCGCCGTAGATGATGCCAATGATCGCAAGGGTAACAATCCAAGGTGCATTGCGGTGTGCTAGCTCGGGGAAGAGTCCCAGGTTAAAGCGCAGCATACCGTAGGTGCCCATTTTCAGCAGAACACCGGCAAGCATGACGGAACCGGCCGTAGGTGCTTCCACGTGCGCGTCTGGGAGCCAGGTGTGCAACGGGAACAGCGGCACTTTAACGGCGAAAGCGATGAAGAAACCGAGGAAAAGCCATTGTCCCGCGCTCCCGATATTGAGATTGCCAGTCGACAATGCCTGATGGATCACCACGAAATCGAAACTGCCGGTTCGTGCATAGAGCCAAAGAATGGCGGCAAGCATGAACATGGAGGCGATCATGGTGTACAGAAAGAATTTCACTGCAGCATAGATGCGCCGATCGTGTCCGTAGATCCCGATGACGAGCGCCATGGGAATCAGTCCTGCTTCCCAGAAGAAGTAGAAGAGGAACAGATCCAGAGAAACGAAAACCCCAATCAGCGCAGTCTCCATCAGCAGGAACAGGATGAAGAATTCTTTGACGCGCTCGTGTATCGACTTCCAGGACATCAGAACGCAAAGCGGCGTGAGGAAGGTAGTGAGCACAACCAGCCAGATGGAAACGCCATCGATGCCGAGGTGGTAGTGAATATTGGGAGTGCTGATCCAGGCGTGGTCGATTTCAAACTGAAAGCCCGCGGCACCATTGGCGTAGTGCAAGGGTAGATGCAGCGACAGGATGAAAGTCAGCAGCGAAACCACCAGCGCGAACAGCCGTATGTCGCGGTCTCGGCGCGGGAAGAGTATCAACAGGAGAGCGCCGCCCGCGGGCACGAAAACGACCAGGCTGAGAATGAACGGATTGATGATCTCAGTATTCATCTAACGCCTATCCAAATCATGAAGGCGATCACCGCCGCCGCTCCGGCTGCCACCCAGCCTGCATACGAGCGGAGATTTCCAGACTGCATTTGCCGCACCACGTCGGAGGTTTCCTTGGCGGCCCTGGCGCTCTCGTTCACGGTGCCATCGATCAAACCAGCATCAATGGTCCTCCATAGCAGAGTGCGGGAACCTTCTACGATCGGCCACACGATGGCGGCTGCATAGAGTTCGTCCACGTAATATTTATGAAACACCAAGTCGTAGAGGCCGTTCAGGCCCTCGGCGATCTTTGCCGGCAGGTCGCGGCGCCGATAGTAGAGATACCACGCGAGCAGGAAGCCAAGTATTCCGGCAGCACTGGCCGCCACTGTAAGTGTCAGTTCCAGCCCGTGATCGGATTCGTGAGCGCCCGCTGGGGCGACTTCGCCAGAGACTGCAGCTGCCGGCAAGCCCTCGGAATAGGCGGAGAAAACCGGGGCCAGGAAATTGCCAATGCGGTCGTTGCCCGGCGTTCCGATCCATCCGCCAATCACTGCTAGCACTGCCAGGATGATCAGCGGAATCAGCATCACTCTGGGACTCTCATGCGGATGGCCGCCGTGGGCGTGGTGGTTCGAACCCTGGCCGCCACCAGTCTCGCCACGATATTCGCCGAAGAATGTAAGAAACCACAGGCGGAACATGTAGAACGCGGTGAGAAATGCAGTGAACCACAAGACTGCCCAATAGACCTTCGAACCGAAAGGACTGGTCCAGGTTTTGAACAGAATCATGTCCTTGCTGAAGAAGCCGCTGAACAGGGGAGTTCCGGCGATCGCCAGGGTGGCCATTGTCATGCTCCAGAAAGTCACCGGAGCATACTTGCGCAGCCCGCCCATCTTCCGCATGTCCTGCTCGCCGCCAATCGCGTGAATCACAGAACCTGCTCCCAAAAAGAGCAGAGCCTTGAAGAAAGCATGGGTAACGAGGTGGAACATGCCGGCAGCATAGGCCGCGACACCGCAGGCAGCGAACATGTAGCCGAGTTGGGAGATCGTCGAATAAGCGAGCACGCGCTTGATGTCGAATTGCGTGATGCCAATGGTCGCAGCAAAGAATGCGGTGAGCGTGCCAATCATGGCGACAGCCATCAGCGCATGCGGCGAGCGATCGAAGATGGCATGAGATCGCGAGACCATGTAGATCCCGGCGGTCACCATGGTGGCGGCGTGAATCAGAGCGGAAACCGGCGTGGGGCCTTCCATCGCATCAGGAAGCCAT is a window encoding:
- the atpB gene encoding F0F1 ATP synthase subunit A, with product MHAELPFTILLNRLLAGPVTALLHALGIQVHDPARPIPDFVAVQILVVILLILFFIVVRSRLSVDQPSALQHVLEGIHGFVNGQANEIIGHGAEKYTGYLIALGMYILSCNLIGLIPSLESPTAFPSVPLGCALVTWFYYHVQGLRANGLGYFKHFAGPVWWLAPLMFPIEVFSHLARIMSLTIRLFANMFAGDMVTLVFFSLVPLGVPLIFMGLHLGVSFIQTYIFVLLAMVYLAEATAHEH
- the nuoL gene encoding NADH-quinone oxidoreductase subunit L; the encoded protein is PYQKVLYTWLGSDTGMFKLPVRNGFADFRAEAGFLLDPLSAIWLLFVTGVGMLIHIYSIGYMAHEGGYYRFFGYLNLFMFSMLTLILGNNYALLFVGWEGVGLCSYLLIGFYFQRHSASTAANKAFIVNRVGDASFLLGMFTMFWYFGTYRFTEVNAIARSGVFQTGDPWIVAMTLLLFGGACGKSAQLPLYVWLPDAMEGPTPVSALIHAATMVTAGVYMVARSNALFTLAPESMKVVAIVGALTAIFAASIGLVQNDIKRVLAYSTVSQLGYMFLALGVGAFAAGVFHVFTHAFFKALLFLGAGSVIHALSGEQDLRNMGALRAKIPRTWGTMLIATLAIAGIFPFAGFFSKDEILWQTWSREAGAYRWLWGIGYITAIMTAFYMFRLVYLTFYGKPRMSQEVEHHIHESPPTMTVPLIILAVCSVFAGFLGFPRSLAAVVGIHAHTNRFEKFLEPVFAPEAEEFRAEGEAGQLAAGVNEEEHTTPAEYLLMFLSLTAAGLGWYLAYRAYDKAERDYVEPIKAASPPVYDTLLNKYYVDEAYDYVFTGRRPIGGEIRLGAMGLGIASAKFDADVIDGTVNGAGWITRLAANFSKWWDTWIIDGLLVNGTAIITRALAIPVRLLQWGLVQWYALVMVLGLVGFIWYYALR
- a CDS encoding AtpZ/AtpI family protein, with the protein product MPKPEDQPKERSFVVQVARYSEIGFIIPAAVILGLFLGKALDWWLHTHWLMIAGIVFGAIVGFVQMIRMVTSASRDEHEK
- a CDS encoding ATP synthase subunit I, with amino-acid sequence MTEASQPDPSSLPQDAAERFYGGAPDRILRLILLVGMVLIIPCWLRFGSASALGFLLGIALSWLNFHWLTAVIRGLADRVISAPRRDRGGTIVARFLLRYFLIGLAAYVILIGWSSALYGLLAGLCLPVAAMMLEAGYEAFVALHRGL
- a CDS encoding NADH-quinone oxidoreductase subunit N, whose product is MSSAIQQYFTSADYLLSLPMIMLSLFALGILLIDLMLPAEWKHANVWLALAGILFSAGGVWKIQLAYRIADSRGQPAAAFLGFGDSLIVDRFAVYFFYLFLAGAAIAILMGVRYLEIERENHGEFYALVLFSVVGMMCMAAGYDIVLLFIGLELMAISTYVLVGFLRRDQRSNEAALKYLLLGAFSSGIFAYGLSLFYGLAGSTNVRTIAQKLEDQVRNNPHDPVVILALLATATGLLFKIAAVPFHQWAPDAYEGAPTSITGFMSVAVKSAAWAMLLRIFLFMIYPLRPTYVPLLVFVAIATMTGGNLAALAQTNLKRLLAYSSIAHVGYMLLGLIAGTATTASTTGIKGILVYLLVYTFMNLGAFAVITSLRRRDVIGDEIDDIAGLISRAPTEAMLMLLFLLSLSGIPPMAGFWGKYFIFLSLIESGHYLLASLAVLYAVLGLYYYMRIASAIFMRPAADTEPVSMSPGLRLALLITGAATVFIGIFPELFLRAANWSLNTPQANAIASLFR
- a CDS encoding NADH-quinone oxidoreductase subunit M, yielding MYNHILSVILFTPLVGAFVVLFLPKENKDAIRWVANLFALAGLLVSLPLVPWFWAQRFEPGWKFVEGARNNWIPSIGAGYVLGIDGISFLLIMLTTLLGWISILSSWTAIEDRVKEYYAWFLVLQTGMLGVFMALDFFLFFVFWEAMLVPMYLLIGIWGGPRKLYAAIKFFLYTLLGSVLMLLAILFLYFHHHTVTGVYTFHIPDLYTTAPQIDFRYAIWLFLAFFVGFAIKVPMFPFHTWLPDAHVEAPTAGSVILAGVLLKMGTYGFIRFSLPFFPQVVMDPKVRGWLIFLSIVGIVYGALVSLMQKDMKKLVAYSSVSHLGFCTLGIFALNQAGLSGSVLQQINHGISTGALFLIVGILYERRHTREISEYGGISNVMPVYATITMIMFLSSMGLPLLNGFIGEFTILQGAFLESKAWAAWAVPGVVLAAAYLLWLYQRVFFGKVNNPKNEHLKDLTPREVLCFAPLLIAAFWIGLYPKPFFQILDKPVSNLVMTVRPDQRRPVMASTSGAGITAPSRQAPPTVISQSSDIATAKVSPTPQEGNRR
- a CDS encoding ATP synthase F0 subunit C; the protein is MRRLMTLCLTIAAMLVVTAPAYAQGGEAAGAPNWVAITSGFAMALAVALAALGQSRVASSACEGMARNPSARPGIQLALILGLAFIESLVLFTLVIIFVKVVR